The Carassius carassius chromosome 32, fCarCar2.1, whole genome shotgun sequence DNA window TTTCCAATACAgatttttaaagatgcctttttAGAAAGTATATTTTCATAAACACACTGTTGACATATTGAGACAACTTGCCCCACTACACGATGAACACGTTTAAAgagataaataaatttattttaggaGTAGCATTGTtaactaaattaatttttttgtactttaaataaaaaaaagtcaactgaaataaaatattttaaaactttttcattTCCACCCAATTTATTTCTAATTTCTGTTTAGTttaactaactaaaataattcaaaataaaataaaaatgaatgaaaaatattaatttatattaaaaaaactaataaatatgacaaacacacaacaaaattacaaaagttTTAACCTTTGCATTTTTCGCCCCCTGTACTTTTTCATGATGTCTGAAACAAAACCAAGATAAGAAACTCATTATATTCTTTTACAGAGCACAGATCATCTGAGCGGAGGTGTTTTAGACAGATGATACTCTGAAGTCAATCTTTCAGATGGCATTGATCTGGATGTTGTCTGCTAAATCTAGCTATTTATGAGAGATGACTGAAAGTATATCATATTTCAGTAAGTACTGTAGTTTTAAGTTCAAGTTGTCGATACATTGTGACAATTTGCTCTACTATAGGATCAACATGTTAAAAACAAAGTATATACATGTAGTGTGTGTGTCCAAAAGCAGTCTTATAGGGGTATatctgtagcaatagacaacaatacattgtatgggtcaaaattatagatttttcttttaaaccaaaaatcattaggatattaagtaaagatcatgttccatgaagatatttagtaaacgtcctaccgtaaatatatcaaaacttaatgtttgattagtaatatgcattgctaagaacttaatttgaacaactttaaagatgattttctcaatatttagatttttttgctccctcagattccggattttctaatagttgcatctcagacaaatattgtcctccgaacaaaccacacatcaatggagagatgattatttattgatttttatttatatcatttatattattgaagtggatcaaaacctttcatcaaaattgtcctaaaacctaaaagTGTTCTTGCCTTAGGATAACTTTGAtcaacttttttgatccacttcaaatgttgactactatatatatatatatatatatatatatatatatatatatatatacaccatagAAAACAGTTGAAacaaatattaactgaaataaaaactttaacttttttttttagcttaactTGAAGTACCAAGAtaactaaaagtgaaataaaacgtataaaactaaacattttacataaattaaaaagaaaacagaaaatgaaaaaatattattaatttcaaatataacaataatagttTATAAATGATAGGCTACTAAAATACAcaatgtatgtatgcatatatatatatatatataaaataattttactctGTCAAGAGACTAGCTATAcaatactaattaaaaaataaagtatatatagcTAAGCCTATGAACAGTACTATTACAGCTCGGTTTGGACGAGTCATGACGTAATATATCAATATGTTGTTAAATATTAGTCAATGAGCTGATCGGATGCAAAACCTCAACAAGTATCTAATATCACTACCTCTTATAAACATTCAACGTGCAACACAATTAGTTTTCACTTTAATAGACAAGATGAGCCATGcatttttctgtaaagctgttttgaatgATTGTATTAGGAAAGAAAGACGCTCTACAATTCTCACCGGACAAACATGATTATTCCCACTTTGGCGATGTCCTCCTGGATGACTCTCCAGGACTCTTTGATGAGCTGGATGTGATCCGGAGTGAGTCTCGCTGGAGCTTCGTCCTCAGTGTTTCTGCTCTCTGCTGATCTGGGAGTCACTCCGGATCCAGAGATCGCGCAGCCCATCCTGACACGAGCACAGCTCCCTCGGCTCTCAGATCAACCTGCTgtcagctgtctgtctgtctgtcagctgCTCGGGTAAGTCGTGTCTCTAGCTGTCTGAGAGGCTCTGCTTCTCCATGACTGATCAGAGTCAGACCTCGAacctctcagaacctgacacctgCTCCATGGGAGGGGAGGAGCTCAtcttcatcagcatcatcatcatcactcagCAACATGCAAAAGATCCCTTCTAGACTATTTTTAGTCTTTAACTACAGCGTTAATGAAAAATCATATAGATATTTCAACTAATTGCTTAATGTCAAACAACTCTGTAACATGATGGTTGTGCAAAAATGCATTCCTATAAATATTGAATAATTGATGCATAATAATGAATTAGACCATTTTAGGATTATGAAAATGTGCAATggtataatgaatgcatattgtAGTTTCTATCTAATCTTTTCTATGATGGTTGTGCAAAAAATGCATTCCTATAAATATTGAATAATTGATGCATAATGAATTAGACCATTTTAGGATTATTTATGCAAATATGCAATGGTATAATGAACGCATATGGTAGTTTCTATCTAATCTTTTCTCATACTGTATCTCTTAAGACTTAAGACtgaaataatgatgctgaaaatccagctttgatcataggaataaattaaattttaatgtatattcataTAGGAGACAATTGAAAATTGTAACagcattttaatcaaattaatacagactttgtgagcaaaagagacttaaaaaaaacaaaaacataattagTCCTAAATTTTATCAGAAACTAATTAAACTGTAATATGCCCCCAAGTCATGCTCAATCATTTTgatacagaaaaagaaaaaccaaACACAAGTATTGCAAGCAGGACAAAGGAAATAATGTTTAAAGTATGGAAAGTTTCTTTTAATGTAGAATATCAGAAAAATAGGATATAAACTGAACATTTTTACACAGTAATTTGTGCATCATATTTACaccaattcaaataaataaaataaaaaatattaagataaCAGTGACATCATACCTGGAGATAAATCCCACCAATGAGCAGAAAGATACAACCAAAAACAAGCTAGCTTATAATATATCCCATTAAACATGACCCGATACACATTTTGTGACTGTGTATTAGATGTTGCTCAAATGACGTATCCTTTAATAACTTCAATAAGCAAATTGCAAATTCTCAATCTCAGATGTTTAATTCACATCTGacctttaaacaattaaaaaccaGCAACAATTAGACAGCACGATATGTTGTCAAAAAAGCAGCATTTTAACTTGACACCAAACAAGCAGTCAAACTGAgcactatttgactaatttaaaCTGTACACACCCAACCAAAAACATTTCAGATTGAATTTTACATCAGTCTTTGTCACTGTTTATCATTCATCAGTATAATCTGATTATGATTTCTAGTTTTCTTCTCATTAGTGGGGAATGACGTCTTTATGAGATTACGGTCTTTCCTCTGGTCAGAGCTTGAACACAAACAGTGAAGAGACATCAGACAATGCTTACCAAAATAACAAACAGATTGCATTTAATATTACAGTGCTCTTCCAGAAACATGTGAAAATGTGTACTAATAAAGTTCTAACCAAAACAGGTGCATTGGTAACTAATATGCACAGACCTGTTACTTTATATAGTCTTCCTtattgctttttatttcaaaatgtctgaaagaaaaaatacatatttaaccaTTTTTCCAAACAATACAAAAAGCGTACAGTACCAGAGTCAGCTTCTTTAACAAATGTTTACATCTCAATGAAATATACACAGGAAAACTcgaatatacatatatttacaaatgcaAATTTCATAAATATATTCTTTGAGGTCCATAAGCATCCCTTTTCCAGTTGGATTAGACAATATCTGCTGATAATTCATAACTAGAATTTAAGAGTCATGCTTGCTTTCCATAAACACAGAACACCAAACATGTGTAAGGCTTACTAAGCCTCTCAAACAGTGGCCAAATTACATATTTTGAGGAGGGGAATCCTAGctgtaatatattttaaggtTCCGAGTGTAAAGAGTAAAAAAGTCTCAAGTATAAGAATTCTGAAATTTATCCCGCAggtttttaaccaaactatgttgaCTGTTCTCAGCATTTTCCATCCATTCACTAAAGTTGTGTTCTTTACTGTTTGCCATTGCAAGTTCAGATTGTGAAACCATTGCTAAATCATCCTCTTCAGGCTTGGCCAAGCAAGTCGTCTCTAAAACAAGGTTGTTCCCATCTTGACCAGAATCGCAAGCTCTCTCCAGTTGCTTGTGTGCATTAGTGGATCCCAAGCTGGAATCAAATGCATTACCTCTACACAGCAAAGGCAAACCTTCACCTTCAAGGGTCTTGCTGGAGCATGTCGAATCTATTGATGTAGATCTCTGCAATGTGCTATTGCAGAAAGGGGATGAACAAGACAATGAACACGATGCTCTGGATCTCTGTGATCCAGTTTCCAGAGCTCTTTCTGAAAAAGAAGTACTGCGACCCACTGGGAACAGACGAGGGGAAGCGGATGCATCATCTTGACTTTGCTTGTTATATTTGGAACGCAACTCTTTTACATCTGGCCAGTGGAAGGTCTCAGTTTCTATAGGACTTTGTGGTCTCTGAGCATTTAATCTGCAGTTGAGGAACTGAGGACTTCCAGGGGAACAGAGGCTGGAAGTTGGACTAGTAGTCGTAGAGTCCGGGATAAGGTCCTGCTCATTCAAGTTCAGCAACAGTGGCTTGTCAGGAATGCCTATGTACAAAAGAGCTGTGATTAAAAGTctgcttttgataaataagtgatTTTACAATAGAATTTACCAGAGAACAAATCCACTGATTTCTAAAGGGGATTGTGGGATGCATGGATGTAGAGCAAGGGTGTCCAATCCTGGTCTTGGAGGCTTAGTATAGTTTCGCTCCAACTAGCTTCAACACACTTACCTGGAACCTTCTAGTGAGTATGAAGACCTTGATTCAATTTCAGGTGTGTGGCAGTTGTGTCCTAATGattagagagtctgacttgtaAACTGAAGGTTGCTGGTTTGATTTCAAGGTTTGATTCCCAAAACCGGCACGAAATGTAGgttgggggagtgaatgaacagctctCTTTTCTTCcttcaatacccatgactgaggtgcccttgaacaaggcaccaaacccccaattgctcccaggttggagctaaactctgtaggatAGTTTCCCTCCAGGAACATGTTTGGACAACATCAGCGGTAGAGGAATTACCCAAGGGTTTGTCTAAATGATGATCATGCAACCACAACTAAAAACTGCAATACACTTCTGATATAGGAATCCATTAACCAATGAGAACTTGACACAGGCAAGAGTACTTGTGCTCTGGGAATTAATTGTTTTCCCACTTGATTTCAATCTGGCCCACCTCTATCCACAACCTAAAAATAGCTCTAATTAACAATTTGATGGATAGGAATGTGCAAGATCCATTTCTAGTGTCAAGCCTTTAAGCAAATACCAATGGTCTAGATTGGTAAACAAAAAGCCAGTGGTTccccaatcctggtcctgaagAACTCCCAACATTGCACATTTTAGATGccttcctaatcaaacacacctggttCAACTAATTAGCTATTAAGATTCAGAAACTGTGTTGCAGGTTTTCCAGAACCTGGGTTGGGAACTACTGAGCTATGCCAACAGACAAGACACTGCAAGTTGGGGGATTGTCCCTCAACTAAAAGTGAACAGTCAGTTTGGATATGAATGTGTCGGCAAAACAAAAAATGACAGAAGGGACATTACGAAACTTGGCAAACTCAGACACTACACCCACCTTTCTCTTTTCCTGGAGGTCTCTCCTCCATGACGGAAGACAGGTTCTTGGGCACGAAATGGTTGTCTGAGATCTTGGGCCTCTGCCTTACCACCGGTCTGTTGTTTTTGATACGCTGACTGTACTGCCTAGCCAACTGGAACaccttatttttcattttctccaTTTCTTGAAGGATGTGTTCATCCTCACTGGCAGACCGTAAGGAGATGCTCTTTGGTAAAGAAGTGTGGTCAACCTTGTGCTGCTCTTTTAACTTGTGTTCCTCATTTGGATGCCTTTGAAACTCTTGCATCTTGTCCTTTTCTAAGACTTTGTTGATTGGGGACGAGGAAAAGCTTTCATCGGACTCTTCCAATATTACCAGAGGTTCCCCAAGTCCGCTATCCAAGCTCCCCTTACTGGTTTCTGCTTTCTTTTCTTCACCAGGTGTAGTCATTTGGGAATCCTCTGAGTCCGGATGTTGTTCAGAAGTCCCAGTTATCTCCATTTCCATGTCTTGCCACACTTTAACCATGTCAGATGCAGGCTGGAATTCATCATTCCCACTTAGATCTCCAAGATTGGACTCTTTGCCATTTGCAGGGACCACAAAATCAGAGCTATCCTTTGCTTTCTTGTCAACCCTCAAATCTGATAGATTAAATACAGACCATAAAGTTGGCCTTGTGATGGAAGAGGCCCTCTTATGCAAATCCAAATCCTCATCTGCAAGGTCATTGAGTTGTTGGCTCAGATTACGGACTAGGCCTGCAGGGATGTATGAAAGGCTCTCTCTGCGTTTGACGGCAAAGCTTGCATCCTGGTTCTCAGCATGTTCATAGTACCTTTGAATCTTATGTATGAGCAATCGGTCTTTTTTGGAAAGGGTATCCTGATTCATTTGAGATCTTTGGTCTGGTATAAACAGGCTGTCGGGAACAGTCTCGTTTAATGGTTCTGGAGTGGACCGTCTAAACTCAAGGCCTTTGTCTTTCTCATGGGGCTCGGCACCACTGCTGAGCAAACTGCTTCTTCTACTTTCCGACTGAGAAGAGGGGCAGCCCAAGTCAAAAGACTCTTCGACTCCTAGACTACTATTTTGAAAGCGACTGCTGGCACATCGCTCTGAGATATTGCTTGCCTTGTCCAGTACAGATGAAGATAAGAGGCCACCAGGTGCTTCAACATCTACCTCCATGTTCTGCACATCTTCTGAGAGTTGCTCTTCTAGTCCAGGAGGAGATGAGAAATGCACACTGTCCTCAACATTATCGCCAATTTTTTGTCCTCCAGTATTGAAGTCTATTATCTCTGGATCAGTGTGGCATCCTGCCATTATTGTCCCAGAAATTTTGGGATAATTATCTGATTGGTTCATCCCCGTTTCCTCTGACTCTCTGAGAGGAGAAAAGACCTTCGTTGAACTGCGTTCCCCAGTTGAGCTCTAGAAAGTGGACAGAATGAAGTGAGTTATTGCTACAGGAAGCTATGAAGAGGATGTGACGATAACTTAATTCAATCTCCAGTATCTCCATTATGACCAGCATTAAACAAGTGCAATTTATCTAGATTTGAAAATACAGCTGCTATTTATATTTCCAACAAATCCTTGTAACCATCCCCTCCCCTTGCCTGTCTTTAGGATTAGCCAATTATCAATAGTGAATGCTGAGAAAACAACTCCCACAGTATTTCCAAAAGCAACCATAGACTCAGAATTTACTTTTGCTTACTGAGAcaacatgtgtatgtgtgcaacaACATGCATAAAAATGAAGGTATAGCTATTTGACAAGAGTGCATCTGCATTGTACTTTTTGAGCCCAACATCAGTCATATACAACATATTATAGCAAGTAGAAGAGATTAGAAAAGGGAAATATCTGTAGAGTCTCTATATGACTATAAATTTCAATTTGAATTTACATAGTGGCTGTACACAATGCCTACCCAGACAGTGTTTTTGGGCCACATAGACATgttcaaatgttcattttaattcaAACATTAGTCACTGACAACGAGAGCATAGTTTGATATTTTCAGCACTTTCTATCTAGGTTTACTAGacagaaatatacattttgagGTCCTCAATATATGACGTTACCTGTTCAAAGAGAGTCAAACTTTCACTTGTATCATCATGTTTTTCTTTAGTGGGTGTTTGGCTGCTTTTGTTCATTGGCCAGTTTTCCCAACAACCTTCTCTGTCCTAAAGACACAACACAGAAAATTACAGGAATTTAACTGATGTAAATGTTCTACTAAATGACAGCGTTCACAGTCCCCATCTGTGATATTTGAACATTTCATAAACATCTGCAA harbors:
- the LOC132113346 gene encoding pleckstrin homology domain-containing family G member 3, whose product is MREESVCAHNSSLMGEAECHRLSTGSSVGSPDPRAADGCSLSSSEPSEDGRPVSAVSTVSSESSVEGSSGSLTAGADIGLELSPQEAPSDPPELLGLDWPVEEPSVTTPDSPSPFASVTMAPNPQLTHVDRVVMEIIETERMYVRDLCSIVEDYLVHIIDTKDLPIKPEHVCSLFGNIENIYEFNSELLQSLDMCASDPVAIARCFVDKSEYFEIYTQYCTNYPNSVAVLTDCLRNKTLAKFFRDRQASLKRSLPLGSYLLKPVQRILKYHLLLQEIAKHFDPEEDGYEVVIEAIDSMTGVAWYINDMKRKHEHAVRLQEVQSLLINWNGPDLTTFGELVLEGTFHVHRAKKERTLFLFDKMLLITKKRGELYVYKTHISCSTLMLIESAKDSLRFSVTHYKQPKQPHTVQARTVEEKKLWAHHIKRLILENHHAVIPQKAKDAILDMDSTCPVKYRYSPDRLKKASSCQNEDFSDVLQERRRSEPAKRTVRSTKGNQITFKLENMQKHADSEGTLLVDKDRLSMLPTTISSNPELKTAEPGIIQNGQDHESSLDDSRLEEKEKSTEDRIGGDNAEEEDVMGVEQVADFATSVLAAISCWHYRAKALLFNQFITDREGCWENWPMNKSSQTPTKEKHDDTSESLTLFEQSSTGERSSTKVFSPLRESEETGMNQSDNYPKISGTIMAGCHTDPEIIDFNTGGQKIGDNVEDSVHFSSPPGLEEQLSEDVQNMEVDVEAPGGLLSSSVLDKASNISERCASSRFQNSSLGVEESFDLGCPSSQSESRRSSLLSSGAEPHEKDKGLEFRRSTPEPLNETVPDSLFIPDQRSQMNQDTLSKKDRLLIHKIQRYYEHAENQDASFAVKRRESLSYIPAGLVRNLSQQLNDLADEDLDLHKRASSITRPTLWSVFNLSDLRVDKKAKDSSDFVVPANGKESNLGDLSGNDEFQPASDMVKVWQDMEMEITGTSEQHPDSEDSQMTTPGEEKKAETSKGSLDSGLGEPLVILEESDESFSSSPINKVLEKDKMQEFQRHPNEEHKLKEQHKVDHTSLPKSISLRSASEDEHILQEMEKMKNKVFQLARQYSQRIKNNRPVVRQRPKISDNHFVPKNLSSVMEERPPGKEKGIPDKPLLLNLNEQDLIPDSTTTSPTSSLCSPGSPQFLNCRLNAQRPQSPIETETFHWPDVKELRSKYNKQSQDDASASPRLFPVGRSTSFSERALETGSQRSRASCSLSCSSPFCNSTLQRSTSIDSTCSSKTLEGEGLPLLCRGNAFDSSLGSTNAHKQLERACDSGQDGNNLVLETTCLAKPEEDDLAMVSQSELAMANSKEHNFSEWMENAENSQHSLVKNLRDKFQNSYT